From a region of the Sporosarcina ureilytica genome:
- the lysA gene encoding diaminopimelate decarboxylase — MLLYGTQEVNEKGHLTIGGVDSVDLVNTYGTPLIAYDIALFRERARAFKETFRAEGIQAQVAYASKAFSSIAIYEVAQQEGLSLDVVSGGELYTAVQAGFPRERIHFHGNNKSEAELEYAFAEKVGCIVVDNFLEIELIKRISALRKQEMDVLIRVTPGVEAHTHNYITTGQEDSKFGFDLKNGQADEAFYRLHNDDYIRVLGMHCHIGSQIFETTAFRFAAEALMNKMIMWRDEYNFICSVLNLGGGFGIRYTEEDAPLAPAKYVEEMASVVLSMTRQHQYPMPEIWIEPGRSLVGDAGTTLYKLGSMKEVPEIRTYVAVDGGMSDNIRPALYGAEYTAVTANRMNEPQTTEVTIAGKCCESGDKLIEHALIARPKEDDIIATFCTGAYSYSMASNYNRLPRPAVVFVEDGLHQLVIRRETYEDITRLDVPLQAVKRGDTI; from the coding sequence ATGCTTCTCTATGGAACACAAGAGGTCAATGAAAAAGGACATTTGACAATAGGCGGAGTGGATAGTGTCGACTTAGTGAACACGTATGGCACTCCGCTAATTGCATATGATATCGCACTGTTTCGTGAACGTGCCCGAGCATTTAAAGAAACCTTTCGAGCAGAAGGGATTCAGGCACAAGTGGCGTATGCAAGTAAAGCATTTTCATCCATAGCAATTTATGAAGTTGCACAACAAGAAGGGCTTTCTCTTGATGTTGTTTCGGGCGGAGAGCTCTATACAGCTGTTCAAGCTGGTTTTCCACGTGAACGAATTCATTTTCACGGGAACAATAAAAGTGAAGCAGAGTTAGAATATGCATTTGCGGAAAAAGTTGGCTGTATCGTTGTCGATAATTTCTTAGAAATCGAGTTAATTAAAAGAATATCGGCATTGCGTAAACAAGAAATGGATGTTCTGATTCGGGTCACGCCTGGCGTTGAGGCACATACACATAATTATATCACGACAGGGCAAGAAGATTCGAAGTTTGGATTTGATTTGAAAAATGGACAAGCAGATGAGGCATTTTATCGACTACATAACGATGACTATATTCGAGTGTTAGGGATGCATTGCCATATCGGCTCACAAATTTTTGAAACGACTGCATTTCGCTTCGCAGCAGAAGCGCTCATGAATAAAATGATCATGTGGCGCGATGAGTATAACTTTATTTGCAGTGTGTTAAATTTGGGCGGAGGGTTTGGTATTCGCTATACAGAAGAAGATGCACCACTTGCACCTGCAAAGTATGTAGAAGAAATGGCTTCAGTTGTATTATCCATGACGCGCCAACATCAATATCCAATGCCGGAAATCTGGATTGAGCCTGGTCGTTCACTAGTAGGGGATGCAGGCACTACACTATACAAATTGGGAAGTATGAAAGAAGTACCTGAAATACGTACATATGTCGCGGTTGATGGCGGTATGTCTGATAATATTCGACCGGCATTATACGGGGCGGAATATACCGCAGTGACCGCAAATCGAATGAATGAACCTCAAACAACTGAAGTAACGATTGCAGGGAAATGTTGTGAGTCGGGAGATAAACTCATTGAACACGCATTAATTGCGCGTCCTAAAGAAGATGATATTATTGCAACATTTTGTACAGGGGCGTATAGTTACTCAATGGCAAGTAATTACAATCGTCTACCTCGACCGGCCGTTGTTTTTGTAGAAGATGGATTGCATCAACTCGTTATTCGCAGAGAAACTTATGAAGATATTACGAGACTTGACGTTCCATTACAGGCGGTAAAGCGAGGGGATACAATTTGA